One Atribacterota bacterium genomic window carries:
- the greA gene encoding transcription elongation factor GreA — protein MNERKFMLTEEGLEKLKKELYELKTVKRREIAEKISSAVAFGEIAENAEYRSAKNEQAFIEGRILTLEKIIENSEIIDRSKNDNNYISPGSEIVVEDLKKKEKINFILVDYVESDPSSGKISMTSPIGKAILGKKVGDKVKIRVPAGNLHYKILEIK, from the coding sequence ATGAACGAACGGAAGTTTATGCTTACTGAGGAAGGCTTGGAAAAACTAAAAAAAGAATTATATGAATTAAAGACTGTGAAAAGAAGGGAAATTGCCGAAAAGATTAGTAGTGCTGTTGCTTTTGGTGAAATTGCTGAAAATGCTGAATATCGTTCAGCTAAGAATGAGCAGGCATTTATAGAAGGACGAATTCTAACTCTAGAAAAAATTATTGAAAATAGTGAAATTATAGATAGAAGTAAAAATGATAATAATTATATTTCTCCCGGTTCAGAAATAGTAGTGGAGGATCTCAAGAAAAAGGAAAAAATTAATTTTATCCTCGTTGATTATGTTGAATCTGATCCAAGTTCCGGGAAGATATCTATGACTTCTCCGATTGGAAAGGCAATATTAGGGAAAAAGGTCGGAGATAAAGTTAAAATTAGAGTTCCAGCTGGAAATTTACATTACAAAATTTTAGAGATAAAATAA
- the lysS gene encoding lysine--tRNA ligase — translation MKEIEELRRQGIDPFGQRFPGKEPIIKVIEKYNHIANDEPSNENIVIAGRIKALRKHGKAVFADLEDQTGKIQIYVKSNLIGIDSFEVFKDISVGDIVGITGSVFKTRTGELTVVASKFTLLCKTLRTLPEKWHGLTDTEIRYRKRYLDLISNPETRELFIERSKIIKFIRNFLDNKGYLEVETPVLQPIPGGATATPFVTRHLSLHRDLYLKIAPELYLKRLLVGGLEKVYELNRNFRNEGISTKHNPEFTMLELYEAYADYRVMMEIAEEMICDILKKIKGTLIIQYQGQVLDFTPPWKRLSMYEAIETVTGINPDEVKHDDLGDLIDKYQLELSKNASKGEVVNELFEKNVEHTLIQPTFITDYPVEVSPLSKQKPGHLHLVERFELFINCMEIANAFTELNDPLEQKVRFLQQAGNKSEGEINQNFVDYDYIEALEYGMPPAGGMGVGIDRLVMLFTDRDSIREVILFPQLKKKE, via the coding sequence ATGAAAGAAATTGAAGAGTTAAGAAGACAGGGGATCGATCCTTTTGGCCAGCGTTTTCCCGGAAAGGAACCAATAATAAAGGTTATTGAAAAATATAACCATATTGCTAATGATGAACCTTCCAATGAAAATATTGTGATTGCCGGGAGAATTAAGGCTCTCAGAAAACATGGTAAAGCAGTTTTCGCTGATTTGGAAGATCAGACTGGAAAGATACAGATTTATGTCAAATCAAATCTTATTGGTATTGATTCATTTGAGGTATTTAAAGATATTTCTGTGGGAGATATAGTTGGTATTACCGGTTCAGTATTTAAAACCAGAACCGGTGAGTTAACAGTAGTGGCAAGTAAATTTACTTTACTCTGTAAAACTTTACGAACTTTACCGGAGAAATGGCATGGATTAACTGATACCGAAATTAGATATCGAAAGCGTTATCTTGATTTAATAAGCAATCCTGAGACTAGAGAACTATTCATCGAAAGAAGTAAAATTATAAAATTTATTAGAAACTTTCTGGATAATAAGGGATATCTGGAAGTAGAAACCCCTGTGCTACAGCCCATTCCTGGGGGAGCTACTGCTACCCCATTTGTTACCCGCCATTTAAGTTTGCATCGGGACCTTTATTTAAAGATAGCCCCAGAACTTTATTTAAAGAGATTGTTAGTTGGGGGATTAGAGAAGGTCTATGAATTGAATCGTAATTTCCGTAATGAAGGAATTTCAACCAAACATAATCCAGAATTTACTATGTTAGAATTATATGAAGCCTATGCTGATTATCGGGTAATGATGGAGATAGCAGAAGAAATGATTTGTGATATTTTGAAAAAAATTAAAGGGACCTTGATCATTCAGTATCAAGGACAAGTGCTTGATTTTACTCCTCCCTGGAAAAGGTTATCCATGTATGAGGCAATTGAAACAGTTACCGGTATCAATCCTGATGAGGTGAAGCATGATGATTTAGGAGATTTGATTGATAAATATCAACTTGAATTGTCTAAGAATGCGTCAAAGGGTGAAGTTGTTAATGAACTATTTGAAAAAAATGTTGAGCATACTTTAATTCAGCCCACCTTTATTACTGATTATCCGGTAGAGGTTTCTCCTCTTTCTAAACAAAAGCCAGGTCATCTCCACCTGGTAGAACGTTTTGAACTTTTTATTAATTGTATGGAAATAGCCAATGCTTTTACCGAATTAAACGATCCTCTGGAACAAAAGGTGCGTTTCCTGCAACAAGCAGGGAATAAGAGCGAGGGAGAGATAAATCAAAATTTTGTAGACTATGACTATATTGAAGCATTAGAGTATGGAATGCCTCCTGCTGGAGGGATGGGTGTTGGCATTGATCGACTAGTAATGCTTTTTACCGATCGTGACTCGATCAGAGAAGTGATACTTTTCCCTCAATTAAAAAAGAAAGAATAA
- a CDS encoding S4 domain-containing protein: protein MRIDKFLKKSRVIKRRTEAKYACDNNCVKINGKIAKAGDTIKVFDKIEIQFRHKILEIEVLKIPNGNISVLSASQLYRIRKEEKINLE, encoded by the coding sequence TTGAGAATAGATAAATTCTTAAAAAAAAGTAGAGTTATCAAAAGAAGAACCGAAGCAAAATATGCCTGTGATAATAATTGTGTAAAAATAAATGGCAAGATTGCTAAAGCCGGTGATACTATTAAGGTTTTTGATAAAATTGAGATTCAATTCAGACATAAAATATTAGAGATAGAGGTCTTGAAAATACCGAATGGTAATATTTCAGTTTTATCTGCCTCTCAGCTGTATCGGATTAGGAAAGAAGAAAAGATTAATCTCGAATAA
- the mgtE gene encoding magnesium transporter — protein MIVEKIKQLLNEHKVEELKNLIGDLHPNDFSEIAEELSPEQIVEIFKFIKDQEKVAEYISELNTELQSDLLNAMGKKQASEILKGMDTDDAVDLLGEIAPEESRELLDLLPKEEAEEIEELMKYEENTAGSIMNNEFVTLPEYLTVEQAIQHIREMSPEAEMIYYVYILDNRDKLIGVLSLRDLIVADSHKKISEIMEEDVISVLDTEDREVAARVISDYDFLAIPVINKKGMMVGIITVDDIIDVLEEEVTEDIHKMVGSAEVYEDKLIKTGSAKRARARLPWLLVCMVGELVSGTVIEFHSNILEMVVALAFFIPIIMAMGGNVGAQSSTITVRGLATGQLRLDELWRNIWAETKVGFLIGTTVGLLIFSVAYFWQGSYTIGITIGLSLCITVILAATMGTLLPLVFNYLRIDPAIASGPLITTIVDVGSLIIYFTLGTLLFKYLGK, from the coding sequence ATGATAGTTGAAAAAATCAAGCAACTTTTAAACGAACATAAAGTAGAGGAATTAAAAAACTTAATTGGCGATCTGCACCCCAATGATTTTAGCGAAATAGCTGAAGAGCTTTCCCCCGAACAGATTGTTGAAATATTCAAATTTATCAAAGACCAAGAAAAAGTAGCCGAATATATTTCTGAATTAAATACTGAATTACAGTCTGATTTACTCAACGCTATGGGCAAAAAACAGGCTTCTGAGATATTAAAGGGAATGGATACTGATGATGCAGTCGATTTGTTAGGAGAAATTGCTCCTGAAGAATCTAGAGAATTATTAGATTTATTGCCCAAAGAAGAAGCTGAAGAAATTGAAGAACTAATGAAATATGAGGAGAATACTGCCGGTAGTATCATGAACAATGAGTTTGTGACACTTCCGGAGTATTTGACTGTAGAACAAGCTATTCAGCATATCCGCGAAATGAGCCCCGAAGCAGAAATGATATATTATGTGTATATCCTAGATAACAGAGATAAATTAATCGGTGTTTTATCATTAAGGGATTTAATTGTAGCAGATTCTCATAAAAAGATATCCGAGATTATGGAAGAAGATGTTATTAGCGTCCTAGATACAGAAGATCGCGAAGTAGCTGCCAGAGTTATCTCTGATTATGATTTTCTAGCTATACCGGTTATTAATAAAAAAGGTATGATGGTTGGTATCATTACTGTTGATGATATTATTGATGTCTTAGAAGAAGAGGTAACCGAAGATATCCACAAGATGGTCGGTTCAGCTGAGGTTTATGAAGACAAATTAATCAAGACTGGTTCGGCAAAAAGAGCAAGAGCAAGATTGCCTTGGTTGTTGGTCTGTATGGTCGGGGAGCTTGTTTCCGGAACAGTGATTGAATTTCATTCTAATATTTTAGAGATGGTAGTTGCATTAGCTTTTTTTATTCCTATTATTATGGCTATGGGGGGAAATGTGGGAGCTCAATCTTCTACTATAACGGTAAGAGGACTGGCTACCGGTCAACTTCGGCTGGATGAGTTATGGAGGAATATCTGGGCAGAGACCAAGGTTGGTTTTCTCATTGGTACTACAGTGGGATTGCTTATTTTTTCAGTGGCTTATTTCTGGCAAGGAAGTTATACTATAGGTATTACTATTGGTTTGTCTTTATGTATCACTGTAATTCTTGCTGCTACCATGGGAACGCTATTACCTTTAGTTTTTAATTATTTAAGAATCGATCCAGCAATCGCTAGTGGACCTTTAATAACTACCATTGTTGATGTAGGTAGTTTAATAATATATTTTACCCTGGGAACCTTACTTTTTAAATATTTAGGAAAATAA
- the eno gene encoding phosphopyruvate hydratase, which yields MSSIVDIYAREILDSRGNPTIEVEAHLESGFMGIAQIPSGASTGTYEAVELRDEEKRRYNGKGVLKAVNNVNEIIAPEIIGIDALEQCYIDQLMIDLDGSPNKSKLGANAILGVSLSVAKAAAEYLGLSLYRYIGGINAKELPVPLMNILNGGKHADSGVDIQEFMIVPVGGLNFAENYRMAAETFQSLKKVLKNKGYNVSVGDEGGFAPQLKSSKEALEVILEAIELAGFQPGKDIYIALDAAASEFYKDGKYVLTREGVERTPEEMIAYYEELVERFPIISIEDGLAEDDWENWVKLTKRLGNKIQIVGDDLYVTNKVRLEKGIRLAASNSILIKLNQIGTLTETLDTIEMAKRAGFTSIISHRSGETEDTTIADLAVATNVGQIKTGSLCRTDRIAKYNQLLRIEEELVEQAIYRGKGVFPK from the coding sequence ATGAGTAGTATAGTTGACATTTATGCCCGAGAAATTCTTGATTCAAGAGGAAATCCCACTATAGAGGTAGAAGCTCATTTGGAAAGTGGATTTATGGGAATAGCTCAAATTCCTTCAGGTGCCAGCACTGGTACCTATGAAGCTGTTGAGTTACGAGATGAAGAAAAGAGAAGGTATAACGGAAAGGGTGTTTTAAAAGCAGTAAATAATGTCAATGAAATAATTGCTCCTGAGATAATAGGAATAGATGCCTTGGAGCAATGTTATATTGACCAGCTTATGATTGATCTGGATGGATCTCCCAATAAAAGCAAATTAGGTGCTAATGCTATCCTGGGTGTTTCACTATCAGTAGCTAAGGCTGCGGCAGAATATCTGGGATTGTCTCTTTATCGTTATATTGGCGGTATCAATGCCAAGGAATTACCGGTACCATTAATGAATATTCTAAATGGAGGAAAACATGCCGATAGCGGTGTAGATATCCAGGAATTTATGATTGTGCCGGTCGGAGGGCTAAATTTTGCTGAAAATTACCGTATGGCTGCTGAAACATTTCAATCTTTAAAGAAGGTATTGAAAAATAAAGGTTATAATGTTTCAGTAGGTGATGAGGGAGGTTTTGCTCCGCAATTAAAGTCCAGCAAAGAGGCATTAGAAGTGATATTGGAAGCTATAGAATTAGCTGGCTTCCAGCCAGGAAAAGATATATATATTGCCCTCGATGCGGCAGCGTCTGAGTTTTATAAAGATGGAAAGTATGTACTAACTAGAGAGGGTGTGGAAAGAACCCCCGAAGAAATGATTGCTTACTATGAAGAGTTGGTAGAAAGATTTCCTATCATTTCCATTGAAGATGGATTGGCAGAAGACGATTGGGAAAACTGGGTTAAGCTCACAAAAAGGTTGGGAAATAAAATTCAGATTGTGGGAGATGACCTTTATGTAACTAATAAAGTTCGTTTAGAAAAGGGTATTCGGTTAGCCGCTTCTAACTCCATTCTTATTAAGCTTAATCAGATTGGTACTTTGACTGAAACACTGGATACTATTGAAATGGCAAAACGGGCTGGTTTTACCAGTATTATTTCTCACCGTTCCGGTGAAACAGAGGATACTACCATTGCGGATTTGGCAGTAGCAACCAATGTAGGACAGATAAAAACTGGTTCTCTTTGTCGAACTGATAGAATTGCTAAATATAATCAATTATTGAGGATTGAGGAAGAGTTAGTAGAGCAGGCAATTTATAGGGGGAAGGGAGTTTTTCCGAAATAA
- a CDS encoding septum formation initiator family protein gives MSYLKSLLESKITWAIILLLIFYISFVFSEKYARILEIKSYITELEQEVHELEEDTKLLSEKIDLLNTNSYVEKIAREELDLVKPNEILYKSIKK, from the coding sequence ATGTCTTATTTAAAATCTCTTTTGGAATCTAAAATAACCTGGGCTATAATTTTATTATTAATTTTTTATATTTCCTTTGTCTTTTCAGAGAAATATGCTCGTATTCTAGAGATAAAATCTTATATAACTGAATTGGAGCAAGAGGTTCATGAGCTTGAGGAAGATACCAAGTTACTATCTGAGAAGATAGATTTGTTGAATACCAATTCCTATGTTGAAAAAATTGCCCGGGAAGAGTTAGATTTAGTTAAACCAAATGAGATTTTATATAAATCAATAAAAAAATAA
- the tilS gene encoding tRNA lysidine(34) synthetase TilS — translation MDKLVTKVIKTIEKYEMIEEGDKVILAVSGGPDSICLLDILNRIKNQFKISLVIAHVHHGIRKKEANIEARFVRLKSFHLNLPFQQLSVSVPEIAREKGLSIEQAGRVVRYQFFKELLHNCQAQKIALGHHADDQVETMLMRLIRGCGLRGLRGIPPKRSIFIRPLIECTRSEIEAYCKRRDIAYCLDSSNREPRYLRNKIRQQLIPLLKKEYNPVIDKNLLQLQNIVNDELDIWEEITDQYYLKALKKEGVSITILDNYRLREWPIAIQRSVIRRVLRHFKIFLEDIQFNHIEAIRQLSLKDEGEKFLDLPGNIRVRISYQELIFDFIHDFKTSHKEKVFEPLEYRIDLGRETKITDLNLKFIVQQYDYDSSDYERIVSNVNKNETYLDYDKINLPLKVRSRKPGDRFQPLNSIFLKKVKSYFIDQKIARYERDKIMLVIDNSNRIVWIAGFQVDDRFKVTRKTKKVLYIKQITI, via the coding sequence TTGGATAAATTAGTAACAAAAGTAATTAAAACAATTGAAAAGTATGAAATGATAGAAGAGGGAGATAAGGTTATTCTTGCTGTTTCAGGAGGTCCCGATTCTATATGTCTGCTCGATATCTTGAATCGGATTAAAAATCAATTCAAGATTTCTTTAGTTATCGCTCATGTCCATCATGGTATTAGAAAAAAGGAGGCAAATATTGAAGCACGTTTTGTTCGACTGAAATCTTTCCATTTAAATCTTCCTTTTCAACAGTTATCCGTATCTGTTCCTGAAATCGCCCGAGAAAAAGGTTTATCAATTGAACAAGCCGGTAGAGTTGTGCGCTATCAATTCTTTAAGGAACTACTGCATAACTGTCAAGCTCAAAAAATTGCCCTGGGTCATCATGCAGATGATCAGGTAGAGACTATGCTAATGAGACTTATTCGAGGTTGTGGTTTAAGAGGATTAAGAGGCATTCCTCCTAAGAGAAGTATCTTTATCAGACCTTTAATTGAATGTACTCGCTCAGAAATTGAAGCTTACTGCAAGAGAAGGGATATCGCTTATTGTCTCGATTCCTCCAACAGAGAACCCAGATATTTGCGTAATAAAATAAGACAGCAATTAATCCCTTTATTAAAGAAAGAGTATAATCCTGTAATAGATAAAAATTTGCTACAGTTGCAGAATATAGTTAATGATGAGCTGGATATTTGGGAAGAAATAACTGATCAGTATTATTTAAAAGCATTGAAAAAAGAAGGAGTTTCTATTACTATTCTGGACAATTATAGATTGAGAGAATGGCCTATTGCCATTCAACGCTCAGTTATCCGAAGGGTGTTAAGACATTTTAAGATTTTTTTAGAGGATATTCAATTTAATCATATTGAAGCGATTAGGCAGTTGAGCCTAAAGGATGAGGGTGAAAAATTTCTCGATTTACCTGGCAATATAAGAGTAAGAATAAGTTATCAGGAACTAATATTTGATTTTATTCATGACTTTAAAACTTCTCATAAAGAAAAAGTATTTGAACCATTAGAATATAGAATAGATCTTGGCAGAGAAACTAAAATTACCGATTTAAACTTGAAATTTATTGTTCAACAATATGACTATGACTCGTCAGATTATGAGAGAATAGTCAGTAACGTTAATAAAAATGAGACTTATTTGGATTACGATAAGATTAATCTACCACTAAAGGTTAGGAGTCGTAAACCGGGTGACCGGTTTCAACCGTTAAATAGCATTTTTTTAAAAAAAGTTAAATCTTACTTTATTGATCAGAAAATAGCCCGTTATGAGAGAGACAAAATAATGTTGGTTATTGATAATTCTAACCGTATTGTCTGGATTGCTGGCTTCCAAGTAGATGATCGGTTTAAAGTAACTAGAAAAACCAAAAAAGTATTATATATTAAACAGATTACAATCTAA
- the hpt gene encoding hypoxanthine phosphoribosyltransferase: MIEQEMIEEILIPENQIQKRIEQLGNQISHDYKGKEIFCIGVLRGAIIFLADLARYIRVPMVIDFISISSYGVSTESSGVVRILKDLDENIEKKDVLIVEDIIDTGLTLDYLLRMLQSRKPASLKVCALLNKKERRKIEVPINYCGFDIPDRFVVGYGLDFNGLYRNIPYILVLKSAH, encoded by the coding sequence ATGATAGAACAGGAAATGATAGAAGAGATTTTAATACCTGAAAATCAAATTCAAAAAAGAATTGAGCAATTAGGAAATCAGATTTCCCATGATTATAAGGGAAAGGAAATATTTTGTATCGGAGTACTCAGAGGTGCTATTATATTTCTGGCTGATTTGGCACGTTATATCAGAGTGCCTATGGTAATTGATTTTATATCTATTTCCAGCTATGGGGTATCTACTGAATCTTCCGGAGTAGTAAGGATTTTGAAAGATTTGGATGAGAATATTGAAAAGAAAGATGTATTGATTGTCGAAGATATTATAGATACCGGCCTTACCTTAGATTATTTGTTGAGAATGCTACAGTCACGAAAACCTGCCAGTTTGAAAGTATGTGCTCTGCTTAATAAAAAAGAGAGAAGAAAGATTGAAGTTCCCATTAATTATTGTGGTTTTGATATACCTGATAGATTTGTTGTGGGCTATGGTCTGGATTTTAATGGTTTATACCGTAATATTCCTTATATTTTGGTTCTTAAATCAGCTCATTAG
- the ftsH gene encoding ATP-dependent zinc metalloprotease FtsH yields the protein MAKLDPDNLKNRNFKNAGLYLLILIVVISILSSLFQPVSSIREISYSQFLNEVEKNNVNSVTISGNTITGVLNDNQKFSTYLPDDPELMTILRSKNINIEAKAPVELSWWMRVLSSLLPMALIIGIWIFMMRQMQGGGNKVMSFGKSQAKLLGKENPKVTFADVAGVDEAKEELQEVIDFLRNPAKFNQLGAKIPKGVLLYGPPGAGKTLLARAVAGEAEVSFFSISGSDFVEMFVGVGASRVRDLFKQAKANKPCIIFMDEIDAVGRHRGAGLGGGHDEREQTLNQLLVEMDGFDQNIGVILIAATNRPDILDPALLRPGRFDRRIVVDRPDLIGREQILNVHAKGKPLAKDVDLKVLARRTPGFVGSDLANLVNEAALLASRKGKKYIDMEDFEASIDRVIAGPEKKSRIMNEKEKEIVAYHESGHALVAKLLPNCDPVHKVSIIPRGSAALGYTLQLPTEDRYLISKSELMERLSVLLAGRVAEELTFKDITTGAQNDLERATKIARQMVTEFGMSESLGPMTLGRKEHQVFLGRDISEDRNYSDEVAFQIDKAVEKIIENAYNRAKDILVKNKRKLKKIAEKLLEKETLEGEELDNLLKGAKLASGQPVIV from the coding sequence TTGGCGAAATTAGATCCTGATAATTTAAAGAACAGAAATTTCAAAAATGCCGGTTTATACTTGTTAATATTAATAGTGGTAATCTCTATTCTCAGTTCTTTATTCCAGCCAGTTTCTTCAATAAGAGAGATATCTTATTCTCAATTTTTAAATGAAGTTGAGAAAAATAATGTTAATAGTGTAACCATTTCTGGAAATACTATTACTGGTGTGCTCAATGACAATCAAAAATTTTCTACCTATTTACCGGATGATCCAGAATTAATGACTATTTTACGCAGTAAAAATATCAATATTGAAGCTAAGGCACCTGTAGAATTATCCTGGTGGATGCGCGTACTTTCTTCCCTTTTGCCTATGGCTTTAATAATTGGAATATGGATATTTATGATGAGACAGATGCAGGGTGGTGGAAATAAAGTAATGTCTTTTGGAAAAAGCCAGGCGAAGCTCTTGGGAAAGGAAAATCCAAAAGTTACCTTTGCTGATGTAGCTGGCGTTGACGAGGCTAAGGAAGAGTTACAGGAAGTGATTGATTTTTTAAGAAATCCGGCCAAGTTTAACCAGCTAGGAGCGAAAATACCTAAAGGAGTACTTCTCTATGGTCCCCCGGGTGCCGGGAAAACCTTATTGGCAAGGGCGGTTGCTGGAGAAGCAGAGGTTTCCTTTTTTAGCATTAGTGGTTCTGATTTTGTGGAGATGTTTGTAGGAGTAGGAGCTTCCAGGGTAAGAGATTTATTTAAGCAAGCCAAAGCAAATAAACCCTGCATAATCTTTATGGATGAAATTGATGCTGTTGGTCGTCACAGGGGTGCCGGTTTAGGTGGCGGACATGACGAAAGAGAACAGACTTTAAACCAGCTATTGGTTGAAATGGATGGTTTTGACCAAAATATAGGAGTCATTCTCATTGCAGCAACCAATAGGCCTGATATTCTTGATCCTGCTCTTCTGAGGCCTGGACGTTTTGATCGTCGGATAGTAGTAGATCGCCCTGATTTAATTGGACGTGAACAGATATTAAATGTTCATGCCAAAGGGAAGCCTCTGGCTAAAGATGTGGATTTGAAAGTTTTAGCTAGAAGAACACCTGGTTTTGTTGGTTCAGATTTAGCTAATTTAGTTAATGAGGCAGCATTATTAGCTTCCCGTAAGGGCAAAAAATATATCGATATGGAAGATTTTGAAGCTTCTATTGATAGAGTAATTGCGGGACCGGAAAAAAAGAGTAGAATTATGAATGAAAAAGAAAAAGAGATCGTAGCCTATCATGAATCTGGTCATGCCCTAGTTGCGAAGCTACTTCCTAATTGCGATCCGGTTCATAAGGTTTCCATTATCCCTCGAGGAAGTGCGGCTCTGGGATATACCTTACAATTACCTACTGAAGATCGCTATCTCATCAGTAAATCTGAATTGATGGAAAGATTAAGTGTCCTTTTAGCTGGTAGGGTTGCCGAAGAGCTTACTTTTAAAGATATTACTACTGGAGCTCAGAATGATTTAGAAAGAGCGACCAAGATTGCCCGACAGATGGTAACTGAATTTGGAATGAGCGAATCCCTTGGTCCTATGACTCTGGGACGAAAAGAACACCAAGTCTTTTTAGGCAGAGATATCTCTGAAGATAGAAACTATAGTGATGAAGTTGCCTTTCAAATTGATAAAGCAGTGGAAAAAATTATTGAAAATGCTTATAATAGAGCAAAAGATATACTAGTTAAAAATAAAAGAAAATTGAAGAAGATAGCGGAAAAACTATTAGAAAAAGAAACCCTGGAAGGAGAAGAGTTAGATAATTTATTAAAGGGTGCCAAACTTGCCTCCGGACAACCGGTTATTGTTTAA
- a CDS encoding ABC transporter substrate-binding protein, which yields MNKQLLSIILAISLIMGMGAMVTAQIPNPDRIVYALIGGPETMDPHWSYDTASGEVIFQVYDNLIAYDGESIEKFVPMLALQVPSADNGLIKYGGLDYIFPIRYGVRFHNGEIMTPEDVEYSFERGMIFDRAGGPCWMLLEPLLGIISIEELAVELAGVENYADMFNEDGELLPEYEEAMIKVYTDYVDRAVEVQGNNVVFHLAQPYAPFLNILAHGGGWSSIISKKWSIEQGAWDHQADTWWNYHDPQNEEDPLYSIANGTGPFKLVRWVPEETIMLERFDDHWRGPAKLKEVVYQYINEWTTRKLMLQRGDADICYVPVTNMNEVEAMEETELITGLPQLSNVVTNMPWLLNAEGNANLGSGKLDGEGIPPDFFSDIHVRRGFSYLFPYDINIEKSMQGQAKRNPGPFPDPLYGYTEDPELYFEFDIAKATEEFKLAWGGELWEKGCKFNIFYNEGNDVRKNVCDMLSTYARMVNPKFELTSVGVQWSSYLKQFLAEQLPMYTIGWLADYPHPHNWAPTYLGSNGTYSAYYGKTYVDWAKENIDPLIEKALKSVDPEEQKNIYEELTRMAHEQAVALYLYQPIGIHVQRDWVKGWYYNPIISGMPQGADFYYIYKE from the coding sequence TTGAATAAACAATTATTATCAATAATTTTAGCTATTTCATTAATAATGGGAATGGGAGCCATGGTTACTGCTCAGATCCCTAATCCCGATAGAATTGTTTATGCCTTGATTGGCGGGCCGGAAACTATGGATCCTCATTGGAGTTATGACACAGCAAGTGGTGAAGTTATTTTCCAGGTTTACGATAACCTGATTGCTTATGATGGAGAGAGTATTGAAAAATTTGTACCAATGCTCGCCTTACAAGTACCTTCAGCCGATAATGGATTAATCAAATATGGTGGTTTAGACTATATCTTCCCCATTAGATACGGTGTTCGTTTCCATAATGGGGAAATTATGACACCAGAGGATGTGGAATACAGTTTTGAAAGAGGTATGATCTTTGATCGTGCTGGGGGTCCCTGTTGGATGTTGTTAGAACCGCTTTTAGGGATCATTAGTATCGAAGAACTTGCTGTTGAACTAGCTGGTGTAGAAAATTATGCTGATATGTTTAATGAAGATGGTGAGCTATTACCTGAATATGAAGAGGCCATGATTAAAGTCTATACTGATTATGTGGATAGGGCAGTGGAGGTTCAAGGCAATAATGTTGTCTTTCATTTAGCCCAACCATATGCGCCGTTTTTGAATATCCTGGCTCATGGTGGTGGATGGTCGTCCATTATCAGTAAAAAATGGTCTATCGAACAGGGTGCTTGGGATCATCAAGCAGATACCTGGTGGAATTATCATGATCCACAAAATGAGGAGGATCCACTATATAGTATAGCAAACGGTACCGGTCCCTTTAAATTGGTAAGATGGGTTCCAGAAGAAACTATCATGCTGGAGAGATTTGATGATCATTGGAGAGGACCTGCTAAGTTAAAAGAGGTTGTCTATCAGTATATTAATGAGTGGACTACCCGGAAGCTAATGCTGCAGAGGGGTGATGCAGATATCTGCTATGTCCCGGTAACCAATATGAACGAAGTGGAAGCTATGGAAGAAACTGAACTGATCACTGGTTTACCTCAATTATCTAATGTTGTAACAAATATGCCCTGGCTGCTAAATGCTGAAGGTAATGCTAATTTAGGAAGTGGTAAATTAGATGGAGAGGGAATTCCGCCTGATTTCTTCTCGGATATTCATGTTCGAAGAGGATTTTCCTACTTGTTCCCCTATGATATTAATATCGAAAAATCAATGCAGGGACAGGCAAAACGTAATCCCGGACCATTTCCTGATCCATTGTATGGTTACACAGAAGATCCAGAATTATACTTTGAATTTGATATAGCAAAGGCAACAGAGGAATTCAAGTTAGCCTGGGGTGGAGAGCTCTGGGAAAAGGGTTGCAAATTCAATATCTTCTACAATGAAGGGAATGATGTCCGTAAAAATGTTTGTGATATGCTTTCTACCTATGCCAGAATGGTGAATCCCAAGTTCGAGCTTACCTCGGTCGGTGTGCAGTGGTCATCCTACCTGAAACAGTTCCTAGCCGAACAACTTCCCATGTACACCATCGGTTGGCTGGCGGATTATCCCCATCCTCACAACTGGGCACCCACTTACCTGGGGAGCAATGGGACATACAGTGCTTATTACGGAAAGACATATGTAGATTGGGCAAAAGAGAATATAGATCCGCTTATCGAGAAGGCACTGAAATCAGTTGATCCGGAAGAGCAGAAGAACATCTATGAAGAATTGACCAGAATGGCTCATGAACAGGCTGTGGCGCTCTATCTATACCAGCCTATCGGAATCCATGTCCAGAGAGACTGGGTTAAGGGGTGGTACTATAATCCGATAATATCTGGTATGCCGCAAGGTGCTGATTTCTACTATATTTACAAAGAGTAA